The Blastopirellula marina genome includes a region encoding these proteins:
- a CDS encoding efflux RND transporter permease subunit, which produces MNFIQLAVRQPITVAVGVILSIMAGVLAFTKMPIRMTPEVQSVVISVMTYWENASAQEIESDVIEEQEQRLGDLSGLVSMTSISQAGSGQIRLEFMTGTNIDDAMAEVDQKLSEVSGYPAEVDQPQVEDFDPESVDYISWIGLASTDPEFDATTLYDFMERRLRPRFERIPGVSQVGIRGAREKEVQIQVDPVALSQRGITYQELVNALQYNNGNFSGGKLPEGKSDIRVRSVGRFRDAQWVESLVIRREATGPIYLRDVATVEEAHKEMTEWVRARGQTMPFFSFMLESGGNLLETMDGIKKELAELNKPGGVLEQEARRLGINGTLELVQTYDATTYVVDAIALVESNIIMGGILAVLTLLLFLRSLRTIGIIAIAIPISTVVAVVIMVAMGRSMNIISLAGMAFAVGMVVDNAIVVIENIFRHIEMGKSATRAAVEGTQEVSGAVLASTLTTLVVFFPILLIEEQAGQLFRDIALAIMAAVGVSYVVSTTVIPSAAGQWLKAKNIQEHTHEEEAAPETTKKKTVFSRIWSFVASLTNVPAMVGNTVYALIGNWTTRLAVIGGFGVVTVVGILLLVPPLDYLPLGNRNIVIGILMPPPGYNVEQLTEIGERMESKIKPAWEAAGDKFGAEAVVRGEEWDGEDHRVPVPVLGSDQTVLPPPLDHYFLVAWDGRVLQVGISKDKKRVADTPSLFSHAAGGDQAPGVINFAFQMPLFRTGGTTGSAIKIDLVGDDLDRVSGAAGALFGTLMEKYGPMAVTPEPVNFALPTREIRITPNDERLQDVNMTRRDIGLAVAANGDGILLPRAFDVGGELKDLKIVNVEALQSDPTYAMLNSPIATPGGSVVDLEHLSHIENVEAADQIKHVDRQRAVTLQFTPPPGLPLQQAIDDVNAIVAGLREGGAITPDVEMRLAGSAGQLSQIREALMGDGSFVGTLGSSLFLALAIVYLLMVVLFQSWTYPLVIMVSVPLALLGGFAGLALVHQWSVVDRYMPVQNMDVLTILGFVILAGVVVNNAILIVYQTINFLQGRSEEGEDVSDLTPREAIAKSVESRVRPILMSTLTSVGGMLPLVLMPGSGSELYRGLGAVVVGGLIVSTVFTMFLVPVLLSVLFDIWKPTQVEMDV; this is translated from the coding sequence ATGAACTTCATCCAACTTGCCGTTCGCCAACCGATTACGGTCGCGGTTGGAGTGATCCTGAGCATCATGGCCGGCGTGCTGGCCTTTACCAAGATGCCAATCCGTATGACACCTGAAGTTCAGTCGGTCGTCATCTCGGTGATGACTTACTGGGAGAATGCTTCGGCCCAGGAAATTGAATCGGACGTGATCGAGGAACAAGAGCAGCGGCTCGGCGATCTATCGGGGCTGGTCTCGATGACCAGTATCTCGCAAGCCGGTTCTGGTCAGATTCGTCTGGAATTCATGACCGGCACGAATATCGACGATGCGATGGCTGAGGTCGATCAGAAGCTGTCAGAAGTCTCGGGCTACCCAGCGGAAGTCGATCAGCCTCAAGTGGAAGACTTCGATCCCGAGTCGGTCGACTATATCTCGTGGATTGGTTTGGCATCTACCGATCCCGAGTTCGATGCCACCACGCTTTACGACTTCATGGAACGCCGACTTCGCCCACGCTTCGAGCGAATTCCAGGCGTTTCCCAAGTTGGGATTCGTGGTGCCCGTGAAAAGGAAGTGCAGATCCAGGTCGATCCGGTTGCCCTCTCGCAACGAGGGATTACCTACCAGGAATTGGTCAACGCACTGCAGTACAACAACGGTAACTTCTCTGGCGGTAAGTTGCCGGAAGGTAAAAGTGATATTCGCGTTCGCAGCGTGGGCCGTTTCCGTGATGCCCAATGGGTTGAGAGCCTGGTGATTCGTCGAGAAGCGACCGGGCCAATTTACTTACGTGACGTTGCCACGGTGGAAGAAGCCCACAAGGAAATGACCGAATGGGTGCGAGCCCGCGGCCAGACAATGCCGTTCTTTAGTTTCATGCTGGAAAGTGGCGGTAACCTGCTCGAGACCATGGACGGCATCAAAAAGGAACTGGCCGAACTGAACAAGCCCGGTGGTGTGCTCGAACAGGAAGCACGACGCTTAGGCATCAACGGGACCTTAGAGCTCGTTCAAACGTACGATGCCACGACCTATGTGGTCGACGCGATCGCCCTGGTCGAGAGCAATATCATCATGGGTGGTATTCTGGCCGTGTTGACGCTGCTATTGTTCTTGCGCTCGCTCCGTACGATTGGGATTATCGCGATTGCGATTCCCATTTCAACGGTCGTGGCCGTCGTGATCATGGTGGCGATGGGCCGCTCGATGAATATTATCTCACTAGCCGGCATGGCGTTCGCCGTCGGCATGGTGGTGGATAATGCGATCGTGGTGATCGAGAACATTTTCCGCCATATCGAAATGGGCAAGTCCGCGACTCGCGCAGCCGTGGAAGGGACTCAAGAAGTCTCTGGCGCGGTGCTCGCTTCGACGCTAACAACGCTGGTGGTGTTCTTTCCAATCCTGCTCATTGAAGAACAAGCTGGGCAACTCTTCCGTGACATTGCCTTAGCAATCATGGCAGCCGTTGGTGTGAGTTACGTCGTTTCGACCACAGTCATTCCCTCGGCGGCTGGTCAGTGGTTGAAAGCGAAAAACATCCAAGAGCATACCCACGAAGAGGAAGCGGCCCCGGAAACGACTAAGAAGAAAACGGTATTCAGCCGAATTTGGAGCTTCGTGGCCAGCCTGACCAATGTACCTGCCATGGTCGGCAACACGGTCTACGCATTGATTGGCAACTGGACTACCCGCTTAGCGGTAATCGGCGGGTTTGGCGTTGTCACCGTAGTAGGTATCTTACTCCTGGTTCCGCCGCTGGACTATTTGCCGCTCGGCAACCGGAATATCGTGATTGGCATTTTAATGCCTCCGCCCGGTTACAACGTCGAACAGCTTACCGAGATCGGCGAACGCATGGAGTCGAAGATCAAGCCAGCCTGGGAAGCGGCCGGCGACAAGTTCGGTGCCGAAGCGGTCGTGCGTGGCGAAGAATGGGACGGGGAAGACCATCGTGTTCCCGTTCCGGTTCTCGGTAGCGACCAAACCGTTCTCCCGCCGCCACTGGACCACTACTTCCTGGTTGCCTGGGATGGTCGCGTGCTTCAAGTCGGTATCTCGAAGGACAAGAAGCGAGTGGCCGATACGCCGTCGCTCTTCAGCCATGCCGCCGGAGGTGATCAAGCACCTGGCGTTATCAACTTTGCCTTCCAGATGCCTCTTTTCCGCACCGGTGGAACAACCGGATCCGCGATTAAGATCGATCTTGTAGGTGACGACCTTGATCGCGTGAGTGGTGCTGCTGGGGCCTTGTTCGGAACGCTGATGGAAAAGTACGGCCCGATGGCAGTTACGCCTGAGCCAGTGAACTTCGCTCTGCCGACTCGTGAAATCCGAATCACTCCAAATGACGAACGTTTGCAAGACGTCAACATGACCAGGCGGGACATCGGTCTGGCCGTGGCAGCAAATGGGGATGGTATTTTGCTGCCACGTGCCTTCGATGTCGGTGGTGAGCTGAAAGACTTGAAGATCGTCAATGTCGAAGCGTTGCAGTCCGATCCGACGTACGCAATGCTCAACTCGCCGATCGCAACACCAGGTGGCTCGGTGGTCGACTTAGAGCATTTGTCGCACATTGAAAACGTCGAAGCGGCCGACCAGATCAAACACGTCGACCGACAGCGGGCCGTGACCCTTCAGTTCACGCCACCACCAGGATTGCCACTGCAACAAGCAATTGACGACGTTAACGCAATCGTGGCTGGCCTCCGTGAAGGAGGGGCGATTACACCCGATGTTGAAATGCGTTTGGCAGGTTCAGCGGGGCAATTGTCGCAGATTCGCGAAGCTCTGATGGGCGACGGTTCGTTTGTCGGCACGCTGGGAAGCTCGCTTTTTCTAGCTCTGGCCATTGTGTACTTGTTGATGGTGGTATTGTTCCAAAGCTGGACCTATCCGCTGGTGATCATGGTGAGCGTGCCGTTGGCCTTGCTTGGCGGATTCGCGGGACTCGCTTTAGTGCATCAATGGAGCGTCGTCGACCGGTATATGCCCGTTCAAAACATGGACGTGCTTACGATCCTTGGTTTCGTAATCCTGGCCGGGGTGGTGGTGAATAACGCAATTCTCATCGTCTACCAAACGATCAACTTCCTCCAAGGCCGGAGCGAAGAAGGGGAGGATGTGAGCGACCTGACGCCGCGCGAAGCAATCGCCAAAAGTGTCGAAAGCCGCGTTCGCCCGATTTTAATGAGCACGCTTACTTCGGTTGGTGGTATGCTGCCGCTGGTTTTGATGCCAGGCTCCGGCAGTGAACTTTACCGGGGCCTGGGGGCCGTGGTGGTGGGCGGTCTGATCGTTTCGACCGTCTTCACAATGTTCCTAGTGCCGGTGCTACTGAGCGTGCTGTTCGATATCTGGAAGCCAACTCAGGTCGAAATGGACGTGTAG
- a CDS encoding DJ-1/PfpI family protein has translation MPEGKVLIIVGDAAETLDTMYPYYRLVEAGFTPVVAAPEKRLYQMVLHEVKPGWTITKEWEGYTIQADIAFSEINPDDYIGIFFSGGRAPEYIRYDKDLVAATKAFFAANKPIASVCHGVEIPAYADCVKGRRMATVPKCKFDLEVCGGTFVNEPCVIDDNLISGRTFHDNGHFVGPWIKLLEEYTKKATA, from the coding sequence ATGCCTGAGGGAAAAGTCTTGATTATCGTCGGGGATGCTGCCGAAACCCTCGATACGATGTATCCTTATTACCGTCTTGTCGAAGCTGGCTTTACTCCGGTTGTTGCCGCCCCAGAAAAGCGGCTTTACCAAATGGTGCTGCACGAGGTGAAGCCGGGCTGGACGATCACCAAGGAATGGGAAGGTTACACCATTCAAGCGGACATCGCTTTCAGCGAGATCAATCCTGACGACTACATCGGGATCTTTTTTAGTGGTGGTCGCGCCCCCGAATATATCCGTTACGACAAAGATCTGGTTGCCGCTACCAAAGCGTTCTTTGCGGCGAATAAGCCAATCGCCAGTGTTTGTCACGGTGTAGAAATCCCTGCCTACGCCGATTGCGTGAAGGGCCGTCGGATGGCAACCGTGCCGAAGTGCAAGTTCGATCTCGAAGTTTGCGGTGGAACGTTTGTCAACGAGCCCTGTGTCATCGACGACAACCTCATCAGTGGCAGGACCTTCCATGATAACGGCCATTTCGTCGGCCCGTGGATCAAGTTATTGGAAGAGTACACGAAGAAGGCGACAGCCTAG
- a CDS encoding CPXCG motif-containing cysteine-rich protein: MMETEITYICNACGEDIVIPLDPSQGSVQEFVEDCPVCCRPHVIHVEIDDDGQARAWAEPEQDYD, translated from the coding sequence ATGATGGAAACAGAGATAACTTACATCTGCAATGCATGCGGGGAAGACATTGTCATCCCGCTCGATCCTTCTCAAGGAAGCGTGCAGGAGTTTGTTGAAGACTGCCCGGTTTGTTGCCGGCCTCATGTGATTCATGTCGAGATCGACGACGATGGTCAGGCCCGAGCATGGGCCGAGCCGGAGCAAGACTACGACTAA
- a CDS encoding TIGR04222 domain-containing membrane protein, whose protein sequence is MDAEAQVLWKKLVDFKFDEPGATLTFAARLARENGWRLGYAKRVIEEYRRFLFLSMVSGHAVSPSEAIDQAWHLHLTYTKSYWTQLCGEVLPRPLHHCPTKGGNEETEKFDSWYGRTLESYEHFFQQAPPADIWPPVGEQMESAADSRWVDTNTYFLIPRNPLKWLTFALLLIIPVAMFGGCAADAPMPFQPFDFDGPTFLKFFALIGGLSLVMAVSIRFLYPCQDPPLPVEVKTPAQKVYLAQGPKGLVLAAIAKMIEEKTLQLKEIEGGWISGKKYQLETANPLPVDASEVEKQIYRSVPDSKPGELGKLVAKVIPLAIEEGAILQEMGLIESNPCESFIRRWVPSLMMAGVAALGTVKIFVGLSRNKPVFLLILMVAVAVVAAIWLFRRGFRTSAGESVLRNLRSEHSHLGSAVRGSDGFSGEDIFLAAGIFGLSAIAMGQLGYLDQEVRRSTYLNNSGYAGCGGAGCSSSCGSGCGSSCGSGCGSGCGGCGGD, encoded by the coding sequence ATGGACGCTGAAGCTCAAGTGTTGTGGAAAAAGCTCGTCGATTTTAAGTTTGATGAACCAGGGGCAACCTTAACGTTCGCGGCCCGTCTCGCTCGTGAAAATGGTTGGCGTCTTGGATATGCCAAGCGCGTCATCGAGGAGTATCGTCGCTTTCTATTTCTGTCGATGGTTTCGGGACACGCGGTCTCTCCCTCGGAAGCCATCGATCAGGCATGGCACCTACATCTCACTTACACCAAGTCGTATTGGACTCAGCTATGTGGGGAAGTCTTGCCGCGTCCATTACATCACTGCCCGACGAAGGGTGGTAACGAGGAGACGGAAAAGTTCGACTCGTGGTACGGTCGAACGTTGGAAAGCTACGAGCATTTTTTCCAGCAGGCACCCCCAGCGGACATTTGGCCGCCGGTGGGCGAACAAATGGAATCCGCCGCTGATAGCCGCTGGGTCGATACAAATACCTACTTCCTGATTCCTCGCAATCCGCTGAAGTGGCTCACCTTCGCGTTGCTCTTGATTATCCCGGTGGCGATGTTTGGGGGCTGCGCTGCGGATGCCCCAATGCCGTTCCAGCCTTTTGATTTTGATGGGCCCACGTTCCTGAAATTCTTTGCGTTGATCGGTGGCTTGTCGCTTGTCATGGCCGTCTCGATTCGCTTCTTGTACCCGTGTCAGGATCCTCCCCTTCCCGTAGAAGTAAAAACGCCAGCGCAGAAGGTCTACCTTGCCCAGGGGCCAAAGGGTCTTGTTTTAGCTGCGATTGCGAAGATGATCGAGGAGAAAACACTGCAGTTGAAGGAGATCGAGGGTGGCTGGATAAGTGGGAAGAAATATCAATTGGAAACAGCCAATCCGTTACCGGTCGATGCCAGCGAGGTCGAGAAGCAGATTTATCGTTCCGTCCCTGATTCCAAGCCAGGAGAACTTGGTAAGCTCGTCGCGAAGGTTATTCCGTTGGCGATCGAAGAAGGGGCCATCCTGCAGGAAATGGGATTGATCGAATCCAACCCATGCGAATCTTTCATCCGGCGGTGGGTACCATCGCTGATGATGGCAGGCGTTGCGGCACTCGGTACCGTCAAGATATTCGTCGGGTTATCACGAAACAAACCTGTGTTTCTGTTGATCCTGATGGTTGCCGTGGCGGTGGTTGCCGCCATCTGGCTGTTCCGACGTGGCTTCCGTACCTCGGCGGGTGAAAGCGTTCTCAGGAATCTACGATCCGAGCACTCCCATCTCGGTTCCGCGGTACGCGGGAGCGACGGGTTTTCAGGCGAAGATATCTTTTTGGCAGCAGGAATCTTTGGCCTATCAGCCATCGCAATGGGACAATTGGGATATCTCGACCAGGAAGTGCGGCGGTCCACTTACTTAAACAACAGTGGGTACGCTGGCTGTGGTGGAGCAGGCTGCAGCAGTAGCTGTGGTTCTGGATGTGGGAGCAGCTGCGGCAGTGGGTGCGGGTCAGGTTGTGGAGGATGTGGCGGAGACTAA
- a CDS encoding alkaline phosphatase D family protein, whose translation MKTSRRYFLKGTVATAAIASTVPCVSAQPNSAPIYQATGLRIGEVTPTTAIVWTRLTKNTARNNDGVVFKKRGKSEEALNTPVESIEGACPGQPGKVRLVYWPAEEKQNAITTSWMNVNEEGDYIHQFPLEGLNPQTTYHLRSETLIEGQPPHGALIGKFRTAPEADVVAPVKFCVMTCQGYPDRDHPDGHPIYPSMQDKDPDFISLTGDLIYYDNDAPSAMTSDLARLHWQRMFSLPRLVEALRNTSTYWLKDDHDTLDDDSWPGQTYGEFTFEEGQKIYRQQAPLGSQSYRTFRWGKDLQIWLTDGRDFRTPNKMKDGPEKTIWGAEQKAWFKRTVAASDASWKVLISPTPIVGPDRKNKNDNHSNATYSHEGNEIRQWLQANVPDNFFVVCGDRHWQYYSIHPETGVKEFSVGAASNSHAGGTPGRDPKYHRFHKVQGGFLNVRVDGNKDRSWIVFQLCDVDGEVAFEQTFEADR comes from the coding sequence ATGAAAACTTCGCGCCGTTACTTTCTCAAGGGAACCGTCGCTACGGCTGCCATCGCCAGTACGGTCCCATGTGTTTCCGCCCAGCCGAACAGTGCCCCGATCTACCAAGCGACGGGTCTTCGAATTGGTGAAGTCACTCCAACGACGGCAATTGTCTGGACACGGCTAACAAAGAACACCGCCCGTAATAATGACGGGGTTGTTTTCAAGAAGCGAGGCAAGTCGGAAGAAGCACTAAACACACCGGTCGAATCGATCGAAGGCGCCTGCCCGGGACAGCCCGGTAAAGTGCGGCTGGTCTATTGGCCAGCGGAAGAAAAGCAGAACGCGATTACCACATCTTGGATGAACGTTAATGAAGAGGGCGATTACATCCATCAATTCCCATTGGAGGGATTGAATCCACAAACTACCTATCACCTCCGCAGTGAAACTTTGATCGAGGGGCAACCGCCTCATGGGGCACTAATAGGCAAGTTTCGAACCGCGCCCGAAGCAGATGTGGTCGCCCCGGTTAAGTTCTGCGTGATGACCTGCCAGGGATATCCCGATCGTGACCATCCCGATGGCCATCCGATTTATCCTTCGATGCAGGACAAAGATCCCGATTTTATCTCGTTGACAGGGGACTTGATCTACTACGACAACGACGCCCCCAGCGCGATGACTTCTGATTTGGCTCGTTTGCACTGGCAGCGCATGTTTAGTCTGCCACGGCTCGTGGAAGCACTGCGAAACACATCTACCTATTGGCTCAAGGACGACCACGACACGCTTGATGATGACTCGTGGCCTGGACAAACGTACGGAGAATTTACCTTCGAAGAGGGGCAGAAAATCTATCGCCAGCAAGCTCCACTGGGTAGCCAATCGTACCGGACTTTTCGCTGGGGTAAGGATCTCCAGATTTGGTTAACGGATGGACGCGATTTCCGCACACCCAACAAAATGAAAGATGGACCAGAAAAAACAATCTGGGGTGCCGAACAAAAGGCTTGGTTCAAACGTACCGTTGCCGCCAGCGATGCTTCGTGGAAAGTCTTAATTAGTCCCACTCCGATCGTCGGTCCAGATCGTAAAAACAAAAACGACAATCATTCCAACGCGACCTACAGCCACGAAGGGAATGAGATTCGACAATGGCTACAAGCGAACGTGCCAGACAACTTCTTTGTGGTCTGCGGTGATCGACATTGGCAATATTATTCGATCCACCCTGAAACAGGTGTCAAAGAATTTAGTGTCGGAGCTGCCAGCAACTCGCATGCAGGCGGTACACCAGGACGTGATCCGAAGTATCATCGGTTCCACAAGGTACAAGGTGGTTTCCTGAACGTACGGGTCGACGGAAACAAGGATCGTTCGTGGATCGTGTTTCAACTGTGCGATGTCGACGGTGAGGTGGCATTCGAGCAGACTTTCGAGGCCGATCGCTAA
- a CDS encoding VOC family protein — MELFAVEIRTAQWETMLRWYTSALRMDSRLRSEEDGYALLTGEGWRLSLLQLQDDQPRDRSAISLAIEVEDLEMVRRHVAAYLTEPEAPIQKSDEGFIQWTIADPDGNRIKLFQFER, encoded by the coding sequence ATGGAACTCTTCGCCGTTGAAATTAGAACCGCCCAGTGGGAGACCATGCTGCGATGGTATACGTCGGCTTTACGAATGGATTCTCGACTACGCAGTGAAGAAGATGGCTACGCCCTGCTTACGGGCGAAGGATGGCGATTGTCGTTGCTGCAGTTGCAGGATGACCAGCCTCGAGATCGATCGGCCATTAGCCTGGCAATAGAAGTGGAAGACTTGGAGATGGTTCGTCGGCATGTTGCAGCCTACCTAACCGAGCCGGAAGCCCCGATTCAAAAGAGTGACGAGGGCTTCATTCAGTGGACTATTGCTGATCCGGACGGAAATCGGATCAAGCTTTTCCAATTCGAACGTTAG
- a CDS encoding thioredoxin family protein, producing MKFIVPIIWVLLALITPLAAGEYNPVVNVGEVLIPWNDLPGVDGESHSWKQLEGKKVVIVAFTCNTCPYAIDYEVRLKDLAKKWHDDDRVGLVAVNSNLIDEDSLEAMAEKAKAAKFTFPYLKDEKQELGKAWGATRTPEFFVLDQERHVVYMGALDDDTDAEKATINYVNKAVEAVLAGKQPEVQETVAIGCNIRYKRSRRR from the coding sequence ATGAAGTTCATCGTCCCGATTATTTGGGTTCTGCTTGCTCTGATTACCCCACTTGCAGCGGGCGAGTACAATCCTGTCGTTAATGTGGGGGAAGTTCTCATACCATGGAATGACTTGCCCGGAGTTGACGGAGAATCACATAGTTGGAAACAGCTTGAAGGGAAGAAGGTGGTGATCGTCGCGTTCACCTGCAACACTTGTCCCTATGCGATTGATTACGAGGTTCGACTGAAAGACCTCGCTAAGAAGTGGCACGACGACGATCGCGTTGGCCTGGTCGCGGTGAACTCCAATTTGATCGACGAAGATTCGCTGGAGGCTATGGCAGAGAAAGCAAAAGCCGCGAAGTTTACGTTCCCCTATCTAAAAGACGAAAAGCAGGAACTTGGCAAAGCGTGGGGCGCCACCCGGACGCCTGAGTTCTTCGTTTTGGACCAAGAGCGACACGTCGTTTACATGGGAGCACTTGATGACGATACCGACGCCGAGAAGGCAACGATCAACTATGTGAACAAAGCGGTTGAAGCCGTGCTCGCTGGAAAGCAGCCCGAAGTTCAGGAAACCGTCGCGATCGGTTGCAATATTCGATACAAGCGAAGTCGCCGACGTTAA
- a CDS encoding sensor histidine kinase encodes MLTGFLSRVWLFFANLFATDGFPARWYCGSVWTEEPEVGWLHIISDLAIFGAYLAIPITLVFFLMRRRDFPFPKLVVLFALFIVSCGFVHLTEAIIFWEPVYRFSGFMKLITAIVSLGTVFAMIPVIPRVLNLPDLEKLNAQMEVEIAERKKAERELLRHMKQLEKSNQELDEFAYIASHDLRSPLQAVKNLASWIRDDNEGQLNEESVRYIELMQQRIKRMETLLDDLLQYSRVGRKNQEPEEVDTNHLLKSITDSLQRPASMKIEIGPGMPVFHTIKVPLDLTLRNLIQNAIKHHDREDGYIRVTCQNVGTYYEFAVQDDGPGISPEFHERIFKMFETLRPRDDVEGSGMGLSIVKKTVEAIDGKVSLESEIGQGTTFRILWPKILAKEGQE; translated from the coding sequence ATGCTAACAGGTTTTCTGAGTCGGGTTTGGCTTTTCTTTGCCAACCTCTTCGCTACCGATGGGTTTCCAGCACGTTGGTATTGCGGTTCGGTATGGACTGAGGAGCCAGAAGTTGGCTGGCTGCATATCATTTCCGATCTCGCGATCTTTGGGGCCTATCTAGCGATTCCGATTACGCTCGTTTTCTTTTTAATGCGACGTCGCGATTTCCCCTTCCCGAAGTTGGTCGTCCTGTTTGCCCTGTTTATCGTTTCATGCGGGTTTGTTCATCTGACCGAAGCGATCATTTTCTGGGAGCCGGTCTACCGTTTCTCCGGCTTCATGAAATTAATCACCGCGATTGTCTCTCTCGGAACCGTGTTCGCGATGATCCCCGTGATTCCACGCGTGCTGAACCTACCTGACCTGGAGAAGTTGAACGCCCAGATGGAGGTTGAAATCGCGGAACGCAAAAAGGCCGAGCGTGAACTTCTCCGACACATGAAACAGCTGGAAAAGTCGAATCAAGAACTCGACGAATTCGCCTACATCGCCTCGCACGACCTACGCTCGCCGCTACAAGCCGTGAAGAACCTCGCCAGTTGGATCCGCGATGACAACGAAGGACAACTAAATGAAGAATCGGTTCGCTATATTGAATTGATGCAACAGCGCATCAAACGGATGGAGACTCTGCTGGACGACCTTCTACAATACTCGCGAGTGGGACGAAAGAACCAAGAGCCTGAAGAAGTCGACACCAATCATCTGCTGAAATCGATCACCGACAGCCTGCAACGGCCCGCTTCCATGAAGATTGAAATTGGTCCAGGGATGCCGGTCTTTCATACAATTAAGGTGCCGCTTGATCTCACACTGCGGAACCTGATTCAAAATGCGATCAAACACCATGATCGAGAGGATGGTTACATCCGCGTTACCTGCCAAAACGTGGGAACGTACTATGAGTTTGCCGTACAGGACGACGGCCCCGGAATATCGCCCGAATTTCACGAGCGGATTTTCAAGATGTTCGAGACACTTCGTCCTCGCGACGATGTCGAAGGCAGCGGGATGGGCCTGTCGATCGTGAAGAAGACAGTCGAAGCAATCGACGGAAAGGTAAGCCTCGAATCGGAAATAGGCCAGGGAACAACGTTTCGGATTCTATGGCCGAAGATTTTGGCGAAGGAAGGACAGGAATGA
- a CDS encoding response regulator, which translates to MILQTIKILLVEDDDIDAEAVRRGFAKAHLDCTIHRARNGIQALELLERSDSPFRRGEFIILLDLKMPGMNGLEFLRNLRRHDELKQSIVFVLTTSNDDQDRGEAYAEGISGYVTKSHAGVEFRDLIGMLDHYAQIVEFPKCG; encoded by the coding sequence ATGATTCTCCAAACAATTAAAATCTTGCTCGTTGAGGACGATGACATCGACGCTGAAGCTGTCCGACGCGGATTTGCCAAAGCTCATCTCGATTGCACAATTCATCGGGCGCGCAATGGTATTCAAGCTTTGGAACTTTTGGAGCGTTCCGATAGTCCGTTTCGACGCGGTGAGTTCATCATTCTGCTGGACTTAAAAATGCCAGGCATGAATGGCCTCGAGTTTTTGCGAAACCTCCGTCGGCATGATGAACTGAAGCAAAGTATCGTTTTCGTTCTAACGACATCGAATGACGATCAAGATCGCGGCGAAGCGTATGCCGAAGGAATTTCTGGCTACGTTACTAAATCGCATGCCGGTGTTGAATTCCGTGACTTGATTGGAATGCTGGATCACTACGCCCAGATTGTCGAATTCCCGAAGTGTGGTTGA
- a CDS encoding response regulator, translating to MSEVSASPKILLVEDDSVFRLLVKRLLGRDFAISEADCLQAARGQLASQSYSCALLDYRLPDGNGLQILPELVLLDLPVVMMTAMGHESLAVEAIKLGCQDYLVKDDLNRDTLVHSLSSAMQDAPSQRQAIRQRIVFPQIVQAATTQCRETTAALRELIEKAKVLPSHDLPHLDRLGNLMDGVLAYTKITSVDWSPEPVSVTSAVEPAVQELIAAGLAIQTNLTSKPLPPVQSDPEAVRTIVRNLLDFAVQYVRPEQNPSITLQTMAVNLEACVQIELLNPMESNLVQTLHCLPEQIDPELEVSRLLIEKLRGRLWIEDAKDRCRIGFALPYQSGFDSTSTQDRL from the coding sequence ATGAGCGAAGTATCCGCATCTCCGAAGATTCTGTTGGTGGAAGACGATTCCGTATTTCGTTTGCTCGTCAAGCGATTGCTGGGGCGTGATTTTGCTATCTCGGAAGCCGATTGCCTGCAAGCGGCACGTGGCCAACTGGCATCTCAGTCGTATTCCTGCGCGTTGCTCGACTATCGCCTGCCCGACGGAAACGGACTACAGATTCTGCCGGAATTGGTTCTCTTGGATCTGCCTGTGGTGATGATGACTGCGATGGGGCACGAGAGCTTAGCCGTCGAGGCAATAAAGCTAGGTTGCCAAGATTACCTAGTAAAGGACGACCTGAACCGAGATACCCTCGTCCATAGCCTTTCCAGTGCGATGCAAGATGCACCATCGCAGCGACAGGCGATTCGCCAGCGCATTGTCTTTCCGCAAATTGTTCAGGCCGCAACCACTCAGTGTCGTGAAACAACCGCCGCCCTGCGGGAACTCATCGAAAAAGCCAAAGTGCTACCCAGCCATGATCTGCCGCACCTCGATCGGTTGGGAAATCTGATGGATGGAGTGCTCGCGTACACGAAGATTACGTCCGTCGACTGGTCGCCAGAGCCGGTCTCGGTAACAAGCGCCGTTGAACCGGCCGTCCAAGAGTTGATCGCAGCTGGCCTCGCCATCCAGACGAATCTCACCTCGAAGCCTCTACCACCCGTTCAATCTGATCCAGAAGCAGTGCGAACCATCGTTCGCAACTTACTCGATTTCGCTGTGCAGTATGTTCGGCCAGAGCAGAATCCATCGATCACCCTGCAAACGATGGCCGTCAATCTGGAAGCCTGTGTACAAATTGAGTTGCTCAATCCGATGGAAAGCAACCTCGTACAAACGCTTCACTGTCTGCCAGAGCAGATCGATCCAGAGCTGGAAGTCAGCCGACTCTTGATTGAAAAACTGCGGGGTCGGCTATGGATTGAAGATGCAAAAGATCGTTGCCGAATTGGGTTCGCACTGCCTTACCAGAGTGGATTTGATTCTACGTCAACGCAAGATCGTCTCTAG